Below is a window of Flavobacterium cyclinae DNA.
AAATACCTTTTTCGAGAATTAAAATTTTTGCAGATGGAAATCTTTCTCGTAATGCTAGTGCTGTATGTAAACCTACAATTCCACTACCTACTATAGTAAAATCAATGTTTGAAAACCAATTTTTTATTTCCCAATAACTCAGTTGCATGGTGTATTTTTAAAAAGTAAATGTAAGAATTTGTTTTTAGTTACCTATCAATTCTAAAATTTGAAGTTGGAAAAAATAAAAAAAGTTTACCGAATTAAATCAGTAAACTTTTTATGTAAATAATTGGTATAAAATTACTGCCCTTGACCTAATGAATATCCCGGAACTTCATCAAACTCATATAAGTTTTCTGTTTTTATAACATCAATTTTAGCATCTAAAGCTCTTGATAACAAAGCTATAATTCCGTTTTTAAACATTAATTTTCCATTTGTAGGTTTAAATCTACAACGCCAATGATCCGTACAATATGTTTCTTCGAAACCATTTGGCCACACTTTAATTCCTCGATTAGTAATCATGGTTAAGTGTTTGTTCTCAGAATTTATACTTTGCATTATTGCTGCTAATTCATTTGGATTAGTACCTTCCCAGTGAACGAATAAATCAACTCCAACTAACTCTTTGTTCTTTTTAGGTTTCTTCACATATTTTGGAAGATTTAGAGTTGTTTCTTTTGCATAAGAAACAGGTTTAAGTTTTGAAGGTGTTTTTCCTAAGTTGGAAATTACGGCTTGAGCAAACTCTTTAGTCCCTACTTTTTCTTTACTAATTCCTTCTTTATAGATGTCATATGTATGAATTCCATCTTCAATAGTTTTTAACCATGCATTTTGTACTTTTTCTGCTACTTCACCTTGTCCTATGTGATTTAACATCATAATTGCACCTCCTAACAAACCTGAAGGATTGGCTAAATTTTGGCCAGCACGTCTTGGGGCTGATCCATGAATAGCTTCAAACATAGCACATTCTTCTCCAATATTTGCGGAACCCGCTAATCCAACAGAACCTGCTATTTGTGCCGCTATATCAGACAAGACATCACCATAAAGATTTAAAGTTACAATTACATCAAAAACCTCTGGTGTATCGGCCATTTTTGCTGCTCCAATATCAATAATCCAATGTTCGTTTTCAATCTCTGGATATTCCTTTGCAATTTCGTCAAAAACTTGATGGAATAACCCATCTGTTTGCTTCATGATATTATCTTTAGTAAAACACGTTACTTTTTTTCTACCATACACTTTTGCATATTCAAAAGCATATCTTATAATTTTTTCACAACCTGGTCTACTTATTAGTTTCAAACATTGCACCACTTCATCTGTTTGTTGATGTTCAATTCCGGCATACAAATCTTCTTCATTTTCCCTAATAATTACAATATCCATATTAGGATGCTTTGTTTCTACAAATGGATGTAAACTCATACAAGGTCTTACATTAGAATATAAACCCAAAAATTTTCTAGTGGTTACATTTAAACTCTTGTATCCTCCTCCTTGAGGTGTTGTAATTGGAGCTTTTAGAAAAACTTTATTTCTTCTAATAATATCCCAAGACTCATCTGATATTCCTGAAGTGTTTCCTGCTAAATACACTTTCTCACCAACTTCAATCTCATCGATTTCAATTTTGGCTCCAGCTGCTTTAATAATCTCAAGAGTGGCATCCATAATTTCTGGACCAATTCCATCTCCTTTTGCTACCGTAATTCTAGTCATATCTATTTATTTTAAGATTTATGATGCAAATCTCTAAAAAATATTATATAAATTTTTATTTATATATTTAATAAAAAAGATAAAATATTTTTATGTTAAAATAAAAATTACATATTAAGTAGAAAAAAATATTTTTATTTAAATAGCATTATATACTTTTATAATGAAATATCGTTATATAACTAAAATCTAAAAATGAAATTATATTTACTAACAGCTACCCTATTTTTCTCATCTTTATTAATTGGACAAAACAAAATCATTTTAATTTTTAAAAAAAGTAGTTATCACTTTGAAGAAACTTCAGGATTTAAAAGAATGAATTCGTTGATAAATTATTCAGAATACAATTCATACAGAGAAACATATCTTTTACCAAATAACAAAGAAAAAAACGACACAATACAACTTAATATTGAATCAGATAAGATTTTTTTAATCCATAATTGGAAAGAATTGAATAAAAGTTCGAGAGTGATTTTATACGCAAATGATATAGTAGAAATTGATTACGAGAATGGATTTCCGAATTTTAATATATTAAATCGTGAAGTAAAATCATTTGATTTGAACCTAGAACACGAATTAAATTTAAGTTTTCCAATTGATAATTTTGGCTTTTTTCAAACCAATAAAAGAAGTCGAAATTCAAAAGAAGAAAAAGAATATAAAACTGAATTGAGCAACTTTATTCAAAATTCAAAAACAAAACTAGAAGATGCTTTGAATTCGGGTAAAATTTCAAAGGAAACTTTTGAAACGCAATTGAATTACATCACTTTTTATACCTTAAACACAGACACAAAAACAAATTTTTCTGATTATAAAATCAATCTTAAAAAAGAAGAATTAATTTGGTTAAAATCATATCGTTATTTCTTAGAGCTGTATGTTAAAAACGAGTTCAAAATAAAGAAATACGAAAAAGAGATTAAAGATTTTGAATTAAAAACGGCAAATAACAAAACCAAAACTAAAGATGTTAGTATGCAATATGATGATTATGAAGATGGTTTTAAAAAAATTGAAGAATCAAATTTGTTTTCTTCAAAAGCAAAAGAATATTTATTGTTTGTTTATTTAAATCGAATTGCAAAATCAGATCCTCAAAAATTATCAACTTACATTACACTATTTAAAAAACACTCCAACGACAAAATATTAATTGAAGGTTTTGAAAAAGCATTTTTAGTAGATATTGAAGCTTTAAAACAAAACACCACTGACGTTATTTTATACGACGAAAATAAAAAAGCGACTACATTATCAGCAGTGATTGATGCTAACAAAGGAAAGATAATATATATAGATTTTTGGGCGAGTTGGTGTGCTCCTTGTAGAGCTGCACTTCCAAGTTCAAGAAAACTTCATGAGCAATATGAGGAAAAAGAAGTGGTTTTTTTATACTTATCTACAGATTCAAATTTTGAGGCTTGGAAAAAAGCTAATCAATATGAGAAATTACTAGAAAATAGCTATGTTATCATTAATCCAAAGACCTCTGAATATTTAAAAAATCTAGCAATTGATTTTATTCCCCGTTATGTATTATTAAATAAAAATGGAGAGATTTCGAATTCAAAAGCTTCTTCTCCTGATTCAAAAAAAATTGAACAAGAACTAGACAACTTATTAAGTGCTAAAAATTAATTTTGAGATTTTCTTTTAGCTTTAATTGCCTTCATTATTAAAGGAAAAGAAGTTATCGCAATTAATATTAAGATAATCGTTTCGATGTGTTTTTTTAAATCGATACCAAATTCTTCATTAAAGAACCCGTATAAATAATGTCCTGCAAATACTAAAAGAAAAGACCAAAGCAAAGAACTTAACACATTATAAAGCATGAATTTACTTTTTTCCATGTGAACAATTCCGGCTATAATTGGCACAAATGTTCTCACAATTGGAAGAAAACGAGCAAATATGATGGCTTTACCTCCGTGTTTTTCGAAGAAAGCTTGCGATTCGTACAAATATTTCTTTTTGAAAAAGAAACTATCTTGTTTATTGTATAAAAACTGACCACTAGTGGCACCAAACCAATATCCAAAAATATTACCTAGCGTAGCGGCAGTAGCAATTAATAAGGATAAAATGGTAACATTAGACAAATCACTTGGAATCATAAAAAAAGTTTCTACCAATTCCCTACTGTAAATTCCCGAAAGAAATAGCAAGCTATCGCCTGGTAAAAAGAAACCTGCAAATAATCCTGTCTCTGCGAAAACAATAAATAGCACCATGTAAATCCCAATAGGAATTCCACCAACTTCCATTGTTATGTAAAACTCTGGATTAAAAAGTTTTGTCCAATGAAAATTATCCATTTTATGCTAATTTATTAACTGATTTTGCTACAATCATGGAAACCGCTGCATCACCTGTAACATTTACGGTTGTTCTACACATATCTAATGGTCTGTCGATAGCAAAAATTAAGGCCAAACCAGCTTCAGGAATACCTGCTTGTGCTAATACAATTACAAGCATTACCATACCAGCTCCAGGAACAGCTGCACTACCAATAGAAGCCAAAGTTGCGGTAACAATAATACCTAATTGGGTTGCAAAATTTAAATCCATTCCAAAAGACTGCGCAATAAATACGGCAGCTACTGCTTGATACAAACTTGTACCGTCCATGTTTATAGTTGCACCAATTGGTAAAACAAAACTGGCTACTTCATCATCTACACCTAAATTATCAACAGTTCTTTCCATAGTAACGGGTAAAGTTGCAGCACTAGAACTTGTGGAAAAAGCTAATAATTGCGCTGGAGAAATTCCGTTGAAAAAGAATTTTGGGCTTCTATTTGTAAATACTCTAACAATTAACAAATAAACCCCAATCATTAGACACAATCCTAAAAGAACCGTTAAACCATACATACCAAGTGCTTTAAATAAATCCAAACTTGGCGATTCGGCAACAATTGCGGCTAATAATGCGAAAACTCCAAACGGAGAAAACAACATGATTAAATCAATCATTTTTAAAATAACTTCATTAAAGCTATCGAAAAAATCTTTAACTGGTTTTGATTTTTCTTCTGGAATTAAAATCATGGCGATTCCAAATATCACTGCGAAGAAAATTACTTGCAACATATTACCATTATCTGAAGAGGCTTTCACAATATTATCTGGCACAATATCGATTAAGGATTGTAATGGACCAACTTCACTTTGCTTTGCAGCAGCTTCAATTTTAGAATTGGCATCAGCTGTATAATTAGCTACTAATTCAGTTCTGGTTTTTTCTGAAATATAACTCCCTGGTTTGATAAGATTTACCACTACTAATCCTATAGAAACCGCAAAAATTGTTGTTAAAACATACAAACCTATGGTTCTTCCACCCATTTTAGATAATTTAGAAATATCTTTTAAATCAGAAATTCCTTTGATTAATGACGCTAAAATTAAAGGTACAGCTATTAATTTTAATAAGTTGATAAAGATAGTTCCGAAGGGTTTTACCCAATCAACGATTAAATCTTTACCCCATTCAAATTGTATCAATAAAAAAGCAAATAATACTCCAAATACCATTCCTAGTAAAATTTGCCAATGTAGCGCCAGTTTTCTCATTTTTTGCAAAATATTTTAGATTGTGAAAATAGTCATATTTTTTGAAAAAATTACTACATTTAGCTTCGTTTTAAATTTAATCAACATGAAAAATTACATTTTTTTAATTTTCAGCATGATAAGTATGAGTATACTAGCACAACAAAACTTAACTCCCGAAACCTTATGGCAATTAGGAAGAGTTACCCCATTAGGAATTTCAAAAGATGGAAAACTTTTAATTTATAAAGTGGGAACGCCTTCTGTTGAAGAAAATAAAATCAATTCAAAATATTACACTATTCCTGTTCAAGGTGGAAATGCTACTTTGGTGGAAGATTACAAATCGCTTTTAGCAGATAAGAATGTTTCACCTGATGGAAAACATTTTTTATCATCAAAAGAAGTAAAAGTTGAAAATCTGCTAGGAAAAGACCTTTATCCAGAATTATCTAAAACCACAGCTCAAGTGTATACTGGTTTGGATTATCGTCATTGGGACACTTGGAACGATGGAACTCACAACCACGTTTTTTATTCGGAAAATAAAAAAGATGCGATTGAAATAGATATTATGCCAAACGAACCTTATGATGCACCTCAAAAACCTTTTGGTGGTGATGAAGATTACATTTGGTCACCTGATGGAACAAAAATTATCTACGTTTGTAAAAAGAAAGCCGGAACTGCTTACGCAACCAGCACCAACACCGATTTATATGAATACGATTTAACAACCAAAACCACAAAAAATCTTACTGAAAGCAATTTAGGTTACGACACTGCTCCTCAGTTTTCACCAAAAGGAGATTTGACTTGGCTGCAAATGAAACGCGATGGTTATGAAGCAGATAAAAATGACATTATTGTTCGCCTTAAAGGAATAGATATTAATTTAACAGCTGGATGGGATGGAACTGTAGATAGTTATACTTGGAGTGCCGATGGAAAAAAAGTGTATTTCATTGCGGCAACAAAAGGTACTAAACAACTTTTTGAAGTTAATTTTCCGGGGCTAACTAAAATTGCTATTAGAGTAACACAATTAACTGATGGTGATTTTGACGTAAACGGAATTGTTGGTTTTTCAGGAACTTCAGTATTAGTAACTCGTAATGATATGAATCATGCTCCGGAAGTATATTCGTATGATTTAGCAAAGAAAACTTGGAAACAAATTACAAAAGTAAACGATGAAGCTTATGCTAAAATCGCTTCTTGTAAAACAGAAAAACGTTGGGTTACAACTACCGATGGTAAAAAGATGTTGGTTTGGGTAATTTTACCTCCAAATTTTGATAAAACTAAAAAATACCCAACCCTTTTATACTGCCAAGGTGGACCACAAAGTGCGTTGACACAATCGTATTCTTTCCGTTGGAATTTCCAATTAATGGCTTCGCAAGGTTATGTAATTGTAGCGCCAAATCGTAGAGGAATGCCAGGTCATGGAACCGCTTGGAACGAACAAATTTCAGGAGATTGGGGCGGACAAGTTATGGATGATTACCTAGCCGCTATTGATGATGTAGCAAAAGAATCATACGTAGACAAAAACCGTTTAGGAGCTGTAGGTGCGAGTTATGGTGGTTACTCTGTATTTTATTTAGCTGGAATTCATAAAGATCGTTTCAAAACATTTATTGCTCATGCTGGTATTTTTAATACTGAAAGTATGTATGGAACTACGGAAGAAGTGTTCTTTACGAATTGGGATTCTGGTGGTGCATATTGGGAAAAAGACAATGCAACTGCTCAAAAAACATATAACGAATTCAATCCAATTAAGTTAATCAACAACTGGAACACGCCAATTTTAATTATCCAAGGAGGAAAAGATTACCGTGTACCAATTGGACAAGGTCAAGAAGCTTTTCAAGCAGCACAATTAAAAGGAATTAAAAGTAAATTCTTATTGTTTCCAGATGAAAACCATTGGGTATTAAAACCACAAAATGCATTAGTTTGGCAAAGAGAATTTTTTAGTTGGTTGAAAGAAACACTTTAAAAATTCAAGGGCAAATACAAATTCAACATGAAAATAAAAACTAGAAAGTAATAACTAAAAAAAGCGATTTCAAATTGAAATCGCTTTTTGCTATTTATTCTTGAGGATCTTTCATTACAAAAGATTCCATGAATTTTGTAGTATAATTTCCAGCCACATAATCTGGTTCGTCCATTAATTGTCTGTGGAATGGGATTGTCGTTTTGATTCCTTCGATTACGAACTCATCTAAAGCGCGCTTCATTTTGTTGATTGCTTCTTCTCTAGTTTGAGCAGTCGTAATTAACTTAGCAATCATAGAGTCATAATTTGGTGGAATTGTATATCCAGCGTAAACATGTGTATCTAAACGTACTCCGTGTCCTCCTGGTGCGTGTAAAACCGTAATTTTACCTGGCGAAGGACGGAAATCATTATAAGGATCTTCAGCGTTAATACGACATTCTATAGAGTGTAATTGTGGATAATAATTTTTACCCGAAATTGGCACACCTGCTGCTACTAAAATTTGCTCACGAATTAAATCGTAATCAACTACTTGCTCCGTAATAGGATGTTCTACTTGGATACGAGTATTCATTTCCATGAAGTAGAAATTTCTGTGCTTATCCACTAAAAATTCAACCGTTCCAGCACCTTCATATTTGATATACTCTGCTGCTTTAACCGCTGCTGTTCCCATTTTCTCACGTAATTCATCCGTCATAAATGGAGAAGGCGTTTCTTCAGTTAATTTTTGGTGACGACGTTGAACTGAACAATCTCTTTCCGAAAGGTGACATGCTTTACCATACGAATCTCCTACTACCTGAATCTCAATATGACGAGGTTCTTC
It encodes the following:
- a CDS encoding NADP-dependent isocitrate dehydrogenase, with the protein product MTRITVAKGDGIGPEIMDATLEIIKAAGAKIEIDEIEVGEKVYLAGNTSGISDESWDIIRRNKVFLKAPITTPQGGGYKSLNVTTRKFLGLYSNVRPCMSLHPFVETKHPNMDIVIIRENEEDLYAGIEHQQTDEVVQCLKLISRPGCEKIIRYAFEYAKVYGRKKVTCFTKDNIMKQTDGLFHQVFDEIAKEYPEIENEHWIIDIGAAKMADTPEVFDVIVTLNLYGDVLSDIAAQIAGSVGLAGSANIGEECAMFEAIHGSAPRRAGQNLANPSGLLGGAIMMLNHIGQGEVAEKVQNAWLKTIEDGIHTYDIYKEGISKEKVGTKEFAQAVISNLGKTPSKLKPVSYAKETTLNLPKYVKKPKKNKELVGVDLFVHWEGTNPNELAAIMQSINSENKHLTMITNRGIKVWPNGFEETYCTDHWRCRFKPTNGKLMFKNGIIALLSRALDAKIDVIKTENLYEFDEVPGYSLGQGQ
- a CDS encoding TlpA family protein disulfide reductase; this translates as MKLYLLTATLFFSSLLIGQNKIILIFKKSSYHFEETSGFKRMNSLINYSEYNSYRETYLLPNNKEKNDTIQLNIESDKIFLIHNWKELNKSSRVILYANDIVEIDYENGFPNFNILNREVKSFDLNLEHELNLSFPIDNFGFFQTNKRSRNSKEEKEYKTELSNFIQNSKTKLEDALNSGKISKETFETQLNYITFYTLNTDTKTNFSDYKINLKKEELIWLKSYRYFLELYVKNEFKIKKYEKEIKDFELKTANNKTKTKDVSMQYDDYEDGFKKIEESNLFSSKAKEYLLFVYLNRIAKSDPQKLSTYITLFKKHSNDKILIEGFEKAFLVDIEALKQNTTDVILYDENKKATTLSAVIDANKGKIIYIDFWASWCAPCRAALPSSRKLHEQYEEKEVVFLYLSTDSNFEAWKKANQYEKLLENSYVIINPKTSEYLKNLAIDFIPRYVLLNKNGEISNSKASSPDSKKIEQELDNLLSAKN
- a CDS encoding VTT domain-containing protein, with translation MDNFHWTKLFNPEFYITMEVGGIPIGIYMVLFIVFAETGLFAGFFLPGDSLLFLSGIYSRELVETFFMIPSDLSNVTILSLLIATAATLGNIFGYWFGATSGQFLYNKQDSFFFKKKYLYESQAFFEKHGGKAIIFARFLPIVRTFVPIIAGIVHMEKSKFMLYNVLSSLLWSFLLVFAGHYLYGFFNEEFGIDLKKHIETIILILIAITSFPLIMKAIKAKRKSQN
- a CDS encoding dicarboxylate/amino acid:cation symporter, coding for MRKLALHWQILLGMVFGVLFAFLLIQFEWGKDLIVDWVKPFGTIFINLLKLIAVPLILASLIKGISDLKDISKLSKMGGRTIGLYVLTTIFAVSIGLVVVNLIKPGSYISEKTRTELVANYTADANSKIEAAAKQSEVGPLQSLIDIVPDNIVKASSDNGNMLQVIFFAVIFGIAMILIPEEKSKPVKDFFDSFNEVILKMIDLIMLFSPFGVFALLAAIVAESPSLDLFKALGMYGLTVLLGLCLMIGVYLLIVRVFTNRSPKFFFNGISPAQLLAFSTSSSAATLPVTMERTVDNLGVDDEVASFVLPIGATINMDGTSLYQAVAAVFIAQSFGMDLNFATQLGIIVTATLASIGSAAVPGAGMVMLVIVLAQAGIPEAGLALIFAIDRPLDMCRTTVNVTGDAAVSMIVAKSVNKLA
- a CDS encoding S9 family peptidase, with amino-acid sequence MKNYIFLIFSMISMSILAQQNLTPETLWQLGRVTPLGISKDGKLLIYKVGTPSVEENKINSKYYTIPVQGGNATLVEDYKSLLADKNVSPDGKHFLSSKEVKVENLLGKDLYPELSKTTAQVYTGLDYRHWDTWNDGTHNHVFYSENKKDAIEIDIMPNEPYDAPQKPFGGDEDYIWSPDGTKIIYVCKKKAGTAYATSTNTDLYEYDLTTKTTKNLTESNLGYDTAPQFSPKGDLTWLQMKRDGYEADKNDIIVRLKGIDINLTAGWDGTVDSYTWSADGKKVYFIAATKGTKQLFEVNFPGLTKIAIRVTQLTDGDFDVNGIVGFSGTSVLVTRNDMNHAPEVYSYDLAKKTWKQITKVNDEAYAKIASCKTEKRWVTTTDGKKMLVWVILPPNFDKTKKYPTLLYCQGGPQSALTQSYSFRWNFQLMASQGYVIVAPNRRGMPGHGTAWNEQISGDWGGQVMDDYLAAIDDVAKESYVDKNRLGAVGASYGGYSVFYLAGIHKDRFKTFIAHAGIFNTESMYGTTEEVFFTNWDSGGAYWEKDNATAQKTYNEFNPIKLINNWNTPILIIQGGKDYRVPIGQGQEAFQAAQLKGIKSKFLLFPDENHWVLKPQNALVWQREFFSWLKETL
- the accC gene encoding acetyl-CoA carboxylase biotin carboxylase subunit yields the protein MFKKILIANRGEIALRVIRTCREMGIKTVAVYSTADADSLHVKFADEAVCIGPPPSNLSYLKMSNIIAAAEITNADAIHPGYGFLSENAKFSKICQEHGIKFIGASPEMIEKMGDKATAKSTMLEAGVPCVPGSEGILESFEEAKKVAKKIGYPVMMKATAGGGGKGMRAIWKEEELEKAWESARMEAAAAFGNDGMYMEKLIEEPRHIEIQVVGDSYGKACHLSERDCSVQRRHQKLTEETPSPFMTDELREKMGTAAVKAAEYIKYEGAGTVEFLVDKHRNFYFMEMNTRIQVEHPITEQVVDYDLIREQILVAAGVPISGKNYYPQLHSIECRINAEDPYNDFRPSPGKITVLHAPGGHGVRLDTHVYAGYTIPPNYDSMIAKLITTAQTREEAINKMKRALDEFVIEGIKTTIPFHRQLMDEPDYVAGNYTTKFMESFVMKDPQE